From the Syngnathoides biaculeatus isolate LvHL_M chromosome 10, ASM1980259v1, whole genome shotgun sequence genome, one window contains:
- the si:dkey-117n7.5 gene encoding uncharacterized protein si:dkey-117n7.5 isoform X1: protein MPRSRCWMPPGVLFAVPESGDMTLVVTLGLSVHFASLCPRLCQHGALLGTLTLFHMWKRLPAPLSILSVLLRWPLSSSVSCVALPASGPATRSQPVAPQQLAARRAGQGRELRVVMNTNDPDYEHIYSIENYDDPLDELLYFPPADNHTDGGAEKVVKVEAKKTPHVVRVGGERGRKVPALKPPKLRKVRSPKEAPGEAPAEACLLPMEEGSCVRFTLRWYFNSHVQACRPFIYSGCGGNDNRFVYLEECEEVCLGKAQGSSPSLQTAR, encoded by the exons ATGCCACGGTCACGATGTTGGATGCCCCCCGGTGTCTTGTTTGCCGTGCCGGAATCGGGGGATATGACTTTGGTGGTGACTTTGGGTTTGTCGGTTCATTTTGCCAGCTTGTGTCCTCGCCTTTGCCAACACGGTGCCCTCCTGGGCACTCTAACCCTCTTCCACATGTGGAAACGCTTACCCGCCCCTCTCTCCATTCTTTCTGTCCTCCTGCGGTGGCCCCTTTCCTCCTCCGTGTCCTGCGTAGCTCTCCCGGCGTCGGGCCCTGCCACTCGCTCCCAGCCCGTGGCACCGCAGCAACTCGCCGCCCGGAGGGCAGGGCAGG GCCGCGAGCTGCGGGTGGTGATGAACACCAACGACCCCGACTACGAGCACATCTACTCCATCGAGAACTACGACGACCCGTTAGATGAGCTGCTGTATTTCCCTCCTGCTGACAATCACACTGACG GGGGGGCAGAGAAGGTGGTCAAAGTTGAAGCAAAAAAGACCCCCCATGTCGTGCGAGTTGGTGGAGAGAGAGGTCGCAAAGTTCCTGCTCTGAAACCGCCCAAGCTCAGAAAGGTCAGGTCACCCAAAGAAGCCCCAGGCGAAG CCCCGGCAGAAGCGTGCCTCCTGCCAATGGAGGAGGGCAGCTGCGTCCGTTTCACTTTGCGTTGGTACTTTAACAGCCACGTCCAGGCGTGCAGGCCCTTCATCTACAGCGGCTGCGGAGGAAACGACAACCGCTTCGTGTACTTGGAGGAGTGTGAGGAGGTGTGCCTTGGCAAGGCTCAAG GATCTTCTCCCTCGCTGCAAACGGCCCGGTGA
- the si:dkey-117n7.5 gene encoding WAP, Kazal, immunoglobulin, Kunitz and NTR domain-containing protein 1 isoform X2, translating to MNTNDPDYEHIYSIENYDDPLDELLYFPPADNHTDGGAEKVVKVEAKKTPHVVRVGGERGRKVPALKPPKLRKVRSPKEAPGEAPAEACLLPMEEGSCVRFTLRWYFNSHVQACRPFIYSGCGGNDNRFVYLEECEEVCLGKAQGSSPSLQTAR from the exons ATGAACACCAACGACCCCGACTACGAGCACATCTACTCCATCGAGAACTACGACGACCCGTTAGATGAGCTGCTGTATTTCCCTCCTGCTGACAATCACACTGACG GGGGGGCAGAGAAGGTGGTCAAAGTTGAAGCAAAAAAGACCCCCCATGTCGTGCGAGTTGGTGGAGAGAGAGGTCGCAAAGTTCCTGCTCTGAAACCGCCCAAGCTCAGAAAGGTCAGGTCACCCAAAGAAGCCCCAGGCGAAG CCCCGGCAGAAGCGTGCCTCCTGCCAATGGAGGAGGGCAGCTGCGTCCGTTTCACTTTGCGTTGGTACTTTAACAGCCACGTCCAGGCGTGCAGGCCCTTCATCTACAGCGGCTGCGGAGGAAACGACAACCGCTTCGTGTACTTGGAGGAGTGTGAGGAGGTGTGCCTTGGCAAGGCTCAAG GATCTTCTCCCTCGCTGCAAACGGCCCGGTGA